Proteins encoded by one window of Brienomyrus brachyistius isolate T26 chromosome 1, BBRACH_0.4, whole genome shotgun sequence:
- the LOC125715600 gene encoding tyrosine--tRNA ligase, mitochondrial-like, producing MIKMAAPIANSWKSFARHKHYLLSRLKNVNSGFYPRLASSESSERGFLSLLNQRGVLQDILPESGQLSLSQLLHSGAQTVYCGFDPTADSLHIGNLLPVIALMHFRNAGHNVVAVIGEATAQIGDPCGKTVERDRLSVGAVKENARAVRNCLQRLFIHHELCFSSEPQKLGSVTVLNNTSWYRGWSAVSFLSEVGRHFRMGALLSGHGVQSRLKSAEGLNLTEFTYQLLQAYDFYHLHQHQDCRIQAGGADQLGNIASGQEFVHKMTGQDVYGLTVPLVASIAGDKLGKTAGNALWLDRERTSPFELFQHFLRQPDSCVERYLRLFTFLSLEEVGHVIEEQKQDPGKRSAQRRLAEEVTRLVHGEDGVESARRCTDALYHGSLEALQEMSDVELQELFREVPVCELVLEPGITVLDVCRKAGAVPDGPRGSRMVKEGAVWLNHCRVACPEQLLRQDSHILTNGLTLLKVGKRNFYMLKWLTS from the exons ATGATAAAAATGGCGGCGCCCATAGCGAACTCGTGGAAGTCGTTCGCGAGACATAAACACTATTTATTATCAAGACTGAAAAATGTGAATTCCGGATTTTACCCAAGGCTCGCCTCCTCCGAGAGCAGCGAACGGGGATTTCTGTCTTTGTTAAACCAAAGGGGGGTTTTACAGGACATTCTCCCCGAGTCTGGCCAGTTGTCTCTGTCTCAGCTCTTGCACTCGGGTGCACAGACTGTGTACTGCGGCTTCGATCCCACGGCCGACAGCCTGCATATCGGGAACCTGCTACCCGTCATCGCCCTAATGCACTTCCGTAACGCCGGACATAATGTCGTAGCAGTCATCGGCGAAGCCACTGCCCAGATCGGGGATCCTTGCGGCAAGACCGTGGAACGGGACCGGCTATCAGTCGGTGCAGTGAAGGAGAACGCCAGGGCCGTCAGAAATTGCCTGCAACGATTATTCATTCATCATGAACTGTGTTTCTCAAGCGAGCCCCAGAAGCTTGGATCGGTGACGGTGCTAAACAACACCAGCTGGTACCGCGGATGGAGCGCCGTATCTTTCCTGTCCGAGGTGGGGAGGCACTTCCGAATGGGGGCGCTATTAAGCGGACACGGCGTTCAGTCTCGACTGAAGAGTGCCGAGGGCCTGAATCTGACTGAATTCACGTACCAGCTCCTTCAAGCCTACGACTTCTATCACCTACATCAGCACCAGGACTGCAGGATCCAGGCCGGGGGAGCAGACCAGCTCGGCAACATCGCGTCGGGACAAGAATTCGTTCATAA GATGACTGGGCAGGACGTGTACGGACTCACCGTGCCGCTGGTAGCCAGCATTGCGGGGGACAAGCTGGGGAAGACAGCAGGAAACGCACTGTGGCTGGACCGGGAGCGGACGTCGCCCTTTGAGCTGTTCCAGCACTTCCTGAGGCAGCCTGACAGCTGTGTGGAGAG GTACCTGAGGTTGTTCACATTCCTCTCCTTGGAGGAGGTGGGACACGTGATagaggagcagaagcaggaCCCCGGCAAACGGTCTGCGCAGCGGCGGCTGGCGGAAGAGGTGACCAGACTCGTCCACGGCGAAGACGGTGTGGAAAGCGCCCGGAG GTGCACGGACGCCCTCTACCATGGCAGCCTGGAGGCGCTGCAGGAAATGAGTGAtgtggagctgcaggagctattTAGAGAGGTGCCTGTCTGTGAGCTGGTGCTGGAGCCGGGAATCACCGTGCTGGACGTCTGCAGGAAAGCGGGGGCTGTTCCCGATGGGCCCCGTGG GTCCCGGATGGTgaaggagggggcagtgtggctgaaCCACTGCCGGGTCGCCTGTCCGGAGCAGCTGCTCAGGCAGGACAGCCACATCTTGACCAACGGGCTGACCTTGCTTAAGGTGGGCAAGAGGAACTTCTACATGCTTAAATGGTTGACCTCGTAA